The genomic stretch CCGCTGCGGTTCGAGCAGCTCGAATCCATCCTCGCGCAAGCTCGGCACTGACGGCCGCGAGGCACGATCGGCTGCCGCGCCACCTTCTCGCGCATCGCCACCCGGGGTTGCCGGCCGTTTCCAACATTTACTTCTCGTGCCAGCGTGTCAGGGGAGAAAGCAGGGCCAATGCGGGAGGCAGTGCTCGGCGACGGTGCCCGGGAATGGGAAACTCGCGCCCTGAGCGTTGCGACGCTGTTCGATCGTTTTTCGATGGCTTTCTTATCGATGTTGTCACCCTACGCAGCCCCCTGTCCCCTTCCGTTGCCCGGTTCGCACCCGGCCCTGTCGGCCCTGCGCCGCAAGGAGAAGCCGTGAGCGTTCCTCTGAGTGAGCAAGGCCTGCCTCCCCTGACCCGCCGGCTCGGGTTGTCGCTCGACGCGTGGCTGTGCGTCGGCCTCGCGTCGCTGGCCTTCGGGCTCGCATGGGTGCTGGCGCTGACCGCGCCGGACCGGTTGTTCGCGCCCGAGACGCTCGGGTATCGGTCGAATGCCGGCAACGTCTGGTTCCAGTCCGATGTGCTGCGTGTGCTGCAGGACATGAGCGACAGGCAGGCCGATCACCCGCGAGCGGTCGTGCACCCGCTGTTCTCGCTGCTGACACTGCCTGTGGTCACCGCGCTGCAATGGCTGCCTGGCGTGGACGCACGCGCGGCGGCGGCGCTCTTTTCGGCGGCCACCGCGGCCGCCACGGTGGCCCTGCTGTATTTGACGCTGCGCCGACTCGGGCGCCAGCGGGCCGAAGCGGCGCTGCTGTGTGCGCTGCTGTGCGCGAGTGCCGGCTGGCTGTTCTTCTACACGGTGCCCGAAGCCTTCCAGCTCGGCGGCCTGACCATCATGCTGGCCCTGTATGTGGCGGCCGCCCCCCCTGCGGCCAGCCCTCGGCGCGAGCAGATCCGCGTCTGGTGGGTCAGTGCCGCGACGTTGGCGGTCACGCTGACCAACTGGATGTTCGGCTGGCTGCTGGCGCTCGGCCGGCTGCGCCCACTCGCGGCCGCGGCCGTCACCGCCGGCGCGTTGGCCGCCGTCGCGGCGGGCGCCGGGCTGCAGCACCAGCTGCTGCCCAACCTGCCAGGCTTCGGCAGCCTCGGCGGCGAAACCTCGTTCATGCTCAAGGAAGAGGCCGGCGGCCCGTTGGCGGTGGCCAAGGTGTTCTGGTTCGACACCGTGGTGGCCCCCCGGCCTGACCTGACCGGCCCCAACCCGCATTGGCAGGCCTTGTCGTTCCAGCACAGCCCCCTGGGATCGGGCTCCCCCTTGGCATGGCCCGCATTGGCACTGTGGGCGGCCCTGCTGGCGCTCGGGCTGCTGCGGGTGTGCCGTCGCGGCGCCCTGCCGCCCGGGTTCCGCCTGGTGCTGGTGGGCGGGCTGGTCGGGCAGTGGGCGCTGCATGCGGTCTACGGCGAAGAAACTTTCCTCTACGCGCTGCACTTCCTGCCGCTGCTGGTGGTGCTGGCGTCACTCGCCTTCGATCTGCCGGCCGGCCGCCCGATGCTGTCGGCCGCCCTGTTCGCGCTGCTGGCCACGCTGGTCGGGCTGAGCCTGGTTCACAACGGCCAGGCGCTGGACCGCGCCAAGCAGCACGCCGCCGAGCAGGGTTCGACCCGCACCGACTTGCTCGAAGAAATGGCCCGCCGGCCCCTCGGGCCGTGGCCGCGCGGCCAGGCGCATGTGCTGCTCGGCGTGCCGGGCGCGTCGAGCGCCGACAAGGCGTATTTCGAGCCGGGCGGCAGTTTCTCGCCGTGGGTCGGGTCCTTCGGCGTGTCGGTCTGGGCGGTCGACGCGTCGGGCAGCGTGAAGGCGACCAGCGACAGCATCGGGTTGCGTGACACCCGGCAGGAGGTCGCGCTGGCGCAAGGGCGCTGGCCTTCGGTGGCATTCGCCACGCCGCTCTACACCGGGCGGTGGGCACAAGACGCCGCCGGTGTCTGGCAGCTGGGGTTGGAGGCCGCCGCCGGGTTGCCGGCCGGGCAGTCGCTGCAGCTGCTGGTGCGCGGCGTCGGCCCGGCTGCGGGCCCGCTGCGCCACCTCGAGTGGCGGCCCGCGACGCGCACGCTGCTGATCGAGGGCCGTTGGCGGTTGCGCCTGCCGGAGGGCGCGGCGGTGCGGCTGGGCGACGAACACCAGGACGGTTGGGAGACGCCCGCTGGCACGGCCACCTCCGTGCGCAGCCCGACCGGCTGGGCCTACGCCCGCATCGACTGGCCCGCCACGGCATCCAAGGCCAGCATCGAGGCGCTGGAGTCGGCCACCGTGCCGGCCCCGGCGCTGCGCGACGCCGTGCACCTGCCGCAGGTCGAGGTGCCGGAGCCGGCCTTCGTCGCCAGCCTGCACGCCCAGGTGCACCATCTGGCGATGTCGGTCGACGGTCGCGAGGTGCGCCCCGGCGACCCGCTCAACTATGGCCAGGCCTGGTTGCGCGACAGTGCCTATGTGGCCGCCGCGCTGGCGCAATCGGGCAACCTGGCGTTGGCACGCGAGCTGGCGCTCGACCTGGCCCAGCGCGACTTCTTCGGTGGCTTCGGTGCCGAAGCCGACGCGCCGGGCATCGCCTTGTGGGCGCTGCAGGAAGTGGCGTCGCGGCTGCGCGACCCGGTGTTCGACCGCTCGGTGTGGCCGGACGTGCAACGCAAGGCCGCCTGGATCGTCGCCTGCCTCGACGCCGAAGCCGTGCTGATGGCGGACCCGGAAGGTGCCGTGCTCGGCCGTCACGCCCTTGCACGCGACACGCGGCTGGCCTGCTTGCCCGCCGACGGCGACCTGATCGCCGGCCGCATGGACTGGCATGTGCCGCGGCTGTACCTCACGGCCTTCTCGTATCGCGGGCTGATGGACGCGGCCGAGTTCGCCACCCGGCTGGGCCACCGGGCGCATGCGGAACAGTGGACGCAAGCGGCCGCGCGCCTGCAGGCTGCCTGGAATGGTGAGCTGACCGGGGCGCCGCGCGAGCTGCCCAGCCGCGGCGACCTGGAGCTGTGGATCCGGGCTGCGGCGGCCGAGCACGGCCTGTACGGCGTGCGCAGCGCCGCCAAGCTGTGGTCTGCCAGCCGCAAGGCCGGTGGCGAGTTGAACAATCCGCGCACCTTCATCTCGGGCACCTGGCCCACCCGCGTCGCGCTGCAGGGCAAGCAGGCCTATGCGGAGCGACTGTTCCGGCAGCCGGTGCCCGGCCCGGCGCCCGGGCATGCGCGGCCCCGCTGGACCTATTTCGACATCGCGCTGGCCCACCAGGCGCTGTACCTCGGCCGGCCCGAGCGGGCCTGGGAAACGCTGCGGCGCTATTGGGACCACAGCGTCGCGCCCGGCACCTACACCTGGTGGGAAGGCGAGGGCGAGGAAAACACCTCCTACGGCTGGCAGGCGCTGCGCGGCTGGGTCTCGCCGCCCCATGTCACGCCGCACTACTGGACGGCGGCCGAAGTGCTGGCGCTGCAACTCGAGATGCTGGCGATGCTCGACGACGACGGCGGCGCGGCCCAACTCGTGATCGGCGCCGGGGTGCCGGCGACGTGGCTGACCGCGCCGGTGTCGGCCGCCGGCCTGCAGGTCCGCGGCGCGCGGGTCGACTGGCGCTGGGACGGTGGGCGCGTCGAGGTGAGCGTCACCGGAGCCCGCTACCCCGTGCGATTGGGGCCGTCATTCCCGGCCGGCACCCCGGTCACGGTGCGGCACGTGGACGGGCCCTGAAGCAAGCGCGCCTTCGCGCTCAGGTCGAGCGCGACAGGTCTGCCGCGTCGGCGCGGCCCTCGTGCCGGCGTCCGGCAGGGCCGAACACACGTTCGTAGGGGTCGATCAGGGCCAGCAGGCGACGCATCTCACCCTGGTCGGCCTCCCCGCTCGCGACAGCCCACAGCGCGTCGAAGCGCGCGGTGAGCGCCCGGTACTCCACCTCGCTGATCAAGGTCGCTGGCGGCGGAGGGGGCGCGACGCACCGCCCTTGTGCCCGAGGTTCGCCCGCCTGCTCACGCCGGCCCGGTTGTTGCGTGGCCAGGCCCATCATGCGGCGACGGCCTCGACGGCGGGGAACGGCTCCCGCCATGCGTCCAGTTCCTCCAGCCGGGCATGCCAGCGACGGATGTGGGAATAGGGCTGCAGCGGCAGCTTCGCGGCATCGGCATACGGCAGCGTGATGCCCACCGCGAAATCGGCCACGCTCAGCGTGTCGCCCACCAGGTAACGGCGGCCGTCGAGATGGGCGTCCAGCACCTTGGCGAAACGGTGGAACCCTTCGGTCGCCTTCTCGACCTCGGCTGCGTCGGGCGGCACGCCGAGGAAGTGGGCCTTGATGATGTGCTCGAAGTAGAGGGCGCCGGCGTGCGGCAGGAACTCCGCCGCATCCCAGGAGAGCCAGCGCAGCACCTCCACCTGCCGGTCGTCACGCGGCCACAGGTCGGAGCCCGCCTTGCGGGCGAGGTGGCACATGATGGCCGTCGACTCCCAGAGGTTGAGGTCACCGTCCACCAGCACCGGCACCTTGGCGTTCGGATTCATCGCACGAAACGCGGGCGTCTGGTGTGCACCGGCGGCGAGGTCGACATGCACGTAGTCGACCGGCGAGTTGAGGTACTTGGCCACGGCGCAGGCCTTGCGCGGATTGAGGACACGAGCGTAGTAGAGCTGCATGAAGAGGTCTCCTGAGGCGCGGCCGCCGCTCGAAGCCGACAGCGGGCCGCTGGTGTGGCGCCGCCGGTGCGGGTGGCCAGCGCCGGCGGGAGCGCATCAAAGATAGCAAGAAAAATGTACAGCGTCCACATTTGCGCAACGCCGTGGGCCCGCCCGGTGGTGGCGAGCCCTACGGCGAGGGAGCGGCCCGGCCCTGCGGGCGGGGCGGGTCAGGCGAGGCGGAAGCCGTCGTCGCCGAGATCTTGCATGCCGATGCGCCGGCCGACGATGCGGCGGGCGCCGCGCAGGTACTTGACGCCCGCGATGTGCGTCTTGCTCGACCAGCTGAGAGGATGCCAATGCTGGTTGATGAACAACACGTCCATGCGGTTCTTGGACAAGTCGATGTGCCAGAAGCCGAGGTGCTCCAGGCGCCGGGTGATGGTGGCGACCGGCTCACGCTGATTGGCGTCGAGGAAGTCATGAAACTCGATGGTCACCTGCCCGATGCGCCGCAATTCGTCGTCGCTGGCCGCTTCGAGCATCGCCACCTCCGCGCCCTCGATGTCGCACTTCAGCAGGTCGACGTGGTCGATGCCGGCCTGCTCCATGAAGCCGCCGAAGCTGACCGACGGCACGTCGACCGTCTCGGCCTTTTCGGCTTCGAGTTGCGAGAACACCACCGAGGCGCAGTGTTGCTTGTAGATGGACAGGCGCAACGTGCCGGGGCCACCGCCGATGGCGACGTTGTAGGGGTGGATGTGCGGGTCTCGCGGCAGTTGCTCGCAGAGGACAGGATGGGCCTCCGCGCCGTAGACCTCGCAGTCGAACAGCCTGCGCATGCGGGTCGAGAAGGCCCCGTGGTTCATCCCGAAATCGACGACAACACTGCGTGCGTCGACCCAGTCGCTGACGAACGTGTGACCATGGACGCGTATCACCTTCAAGAGCAGCTCCTTTTCCAACGGTAGGGCCTTGCCGGCGGTGTGCAGCAGTCTCAGCAGGTGTTGTGGGCGGGGCACCCCGGCCAGTGCGGCGCCTTGGTCGTGGCTCGTGCTCACGCCAGCGGAGGTTGTAGACGACATGCGGGGGGATGGGCGGCGTCGCCTTTTTAAAAGCGGGGACATCCCCCTGCTGCCTCGTTCTCGTCGTAGGGATTGCGAGGCCCGACCTCACGCCGATGGGGTCCGGTCGCTGTGCGTCCTCTGGGAGCCTGCCGCCGCTGGAATGGCATCATCGCGAGATGCCCCCTGCCCCGACCCGAGACCCTCTCCACGGCAAGACGCTGGAACAGTTGCTGACCGAACTGGTCGAGCACTTCGGCTGGCCCGAACTGGGACGCCGCATCGCCATCCGCTGCTTCACGCACGACCCCAGCGTGCGCTCGAGCCTGACCTTTCTGCGCCGCACGCCGTGGGCCCGCGCCAAGGTCGAAAGCCTCTACCTCTACATGCTGCGCGAGCGCGAGCGCCAGCGCCAAGCCGGTTCGTCGCAGGATCGATAGCGGCTGCGGCACGCCGCCGCCGGCGTCACGGCCCGAGGCTGCTGACGACCGGTGCTCCTGCCGTCGCACAAGACGCCAAGGCGGCTTGCACCATGGCCGGGGTCACCAGGCCCGGGCCATGAGGCGGCAGGGGATCGGCACTCTGCAAGGACCGCTGGGCGCGCCGGTACAAGGTGCAAGCCTGGGCCCGGTCTGCGATCGCAATCGTGCCCGGCTCGGCCTGCGCGTTGCGACGCCATAGAGCCTGTGCGAGGTGGTAGTCGGCGTAGGCCGACGCGTACAGCACCAGCCGCAGGCCACGCGCGGAGGTCGGCAAGGCCTCGTGTTGGCGCACCGCTTCACGGCCGATGCCGATACTCGCCTCGACGTCGCCCTGTGCAAGCGTGACGGCCGCCAGCTCTGCCCGGGTGCGTGCGAAGAACGCCTGCAGCATCGTGTCGTGGGGTGTTTGGTCGAGCTGTTGCTCCAGCAATTGCAGGCTCATGCTCTGCTGGCGCACCGCATGCTCGAACTGGCCCAGGCGGGCCAGGGCCAGCCCCAGGTACTCGTGTCCGAGGGCCAGCGCCCGCGTGACGACGGTGTCGTGCGGGTCGTTGCGCTGCAGTTGCTCCAACATCTGCAGACCCTCCTGGGCAGCCTGTGCCGCCGCACGCGCGAGTTCGCCGCTGCTGCCGTGCTTCAGGAGCCGCAGTCCATGCTCGAGCCGCAGGATGGCGAGATTGGTCGCCGCCATCCGGTCTTCCGGATGCCGAGCGAGCACGGTTTCGGTCAAACGCCGCGCCGTGGCGAGGTGCTTCTCGTAGGCCGGCCAATCGCCGGCCGACTCATAGGCCGACGAAAGATTGCCGTAGACGGCCGCCAACAGCGTCTGCGAGCGCACGTCACTGGGGTTGGCGGCAGCGGCAGCATGGGCGGCGGGCAGCGCGCGCTGCAGCAGTTGCAGCGCACCGGTGTGCCGGCCTTTGGCCTCGAGCAGGATGGCCTGGCGCATCAGCACCCGCGCCAGCTCCAGTTGCGCCGCCGCACGCGGCCCTCGGTCCAGCAGGGCACGTCGCGTCAGCGGCTCGAGCAGGCCTTGCGCCTTGGCATAGACGCGCGCGGCGGCGTCGAGGTCGCCGAAAGCGGCGTTGTAGGGTTGGCCCAGCGCGTCGCCGACCCGCAGGTAGGCGCGGGCGATCTCGATCTGCAGCTTCGGATCGTCACGCCGCTCGGTGCCCAGTTGCTCGAGGTAGGTCAGCGCCGTTTGCACCACCAGCTTGCGGGCGTCGGAGCTGCCCGGCAGGGTCCGGATCGCCTCGTGCATGTCGAAGATGAAGACATTGGCCAGATGCCGCACGCCGTTGGCATGCCGTTCGGCGCGTTCGCGCTGGCGGTTGGCCTCGTAGACCTCGTAGCCTGCGAAGCCGAGGCCGGCCAGCAAGGCGAGGTTGGCCACCAGCGCCACCCCCGCGGCAGCACGATGGCGCAGCAAGAAGCGATGCGCGCGGTAGCTCCACGCGCCACGCCGCGCCTGCACCGGCAACCGCTCGAGATGACGGAAGACGTCGTCGGCCAGCTGCTCGGCCGAGGCGTAGCGTCGAGCCGGGTCCTTGCGCAGCGCCATCATGACCACGGCGTCGAGATCGCCCTGCAGGTCGGCCCGCAAACGACGGTCGGCCACGGCCTGGCTGGGCCGTGGTGGGTCGACCTCGCAGACCGCGGCCGACCAGGCGTAGTGGTCGTCCGGCGTGACGCCCAGGTAGGGCGAGACACCGGTCAGCAACCGGTACAGCACGACGCCGAGCGCGTAGACGTCGCTGGTCGGCGCGACACGGCCGCCGCGCACCTGTTCCGGGCTGGCATAGGCCAGCGTCAGGGGCATCGCTGCGCCGGCGCTCGGGGCCGCCCCGTCGGCGTCGGTCACGTCGATCTTGCGCGCGATGCCGAAGTCGAGCAGCTTGATGACCCCGCGCTCGGTCACCAGGATGTGGCCGGGCGTCAGGTCGCAGTGCACCACGCCCTGTTGATGCACATAGTGCACCACCTGGCACACGGTGCGAAACAGGCGTAACCGCTGTTCGATGGACAGGCCGTTGCGCTGCGCATAGACATCGATCGGCTCGCCGGCCACCAACTCCATCACCAGGTAGGGGCGGCCGTCTTCCATCACGCCGCCGTCGTACACCTTGGCGAGATTGGGATGGTCGAGGCTGGCCATGATCTGTCGCTCGGCCCGAAAGCGCGCCACCGCGTGCTCGCGGTCCAGGCTGCCGCGCATCAGCTTGACCGCGACCTGCTGCTCATAGGCCCCGTCGGCCCGGGCAGCGCGGTAGACATCGCCGGTGCCACCGCGGCCGATCAGCGCGTGCAGGCGGTACGCCCCGAGCCGCTGGCCCGAGCGGATGTCGAAACGGGCCCGTTCGAGGGCGAGGGTCAGCACGGCCGCTCCGCCGGCGTCTGAAGGGGGTCGAGGTGACGTGTGCACATCGCAGAAGGTCTGTTGGAAAGCGCGAGGGCTGCCACGGCACGGCGCGCGGCATGCATGCCGCCGTGATGACGAGTGGCAACCGTCGCGCACTCGCCCGCGGCATCCCGTCGGCGCCGCTGTGCCAAGAATACGCGATGCGTGATGAAGGCCGACGGGATGCCGCGAGGCAGCGGCGAGCGAGGTGTGCCGCGGCGTCGGCAGGCTCAGCCGCGCAACGCCGGCAGCACCTGGCGCCCGTAGAACTCGATGAACTCGTCCTGCAAGGGCCCGACCTGATGCACGTCGACCGCAGCCACGCCTCGCGCCGCCAGCTCGCGCAGATGCTGCAGATGGCGCTCGACATCGCACGCGACGAGCACGTTCGCGTGCAGGTCCTCGGGCCGCACATGTCGCGTGGCCGCTTCGAAATGCTCGGGTTGCCTCAGGTCCCAGTTGACGTCGCTGCCCAGGCAGTTGAACCGCCAGTGCTCGAACGCCAGCCGCAGCGCCTGCGAGTCGTCCTCGGCCCAGCTGACATCGAGCTTCACATGCACCGGTTTCCCGGTACCGCCGCCGGCACGGAAGGCAGCGATCACCTGGTCGAGCCGCGCCAGGTCGCGGCCCAGCGTCAGCAGGCCGTCGGCCCAGCTGCCCAGCCAGCGTGCGGTCTCGACACCGGTGGCGGCACCGAACAGCAGGGGCGGCTGCGCCGGCCGGTCCCACACGCGCGCATCTTCGACGACGATACGCCCGCGGTGCGTGACCCGCTCGCCGGCCAGCAGCGCCCGCACGATGGCGGCGCCTTCCTGCAGCCGCGCGTTGCGCTCGTCCTTGGCGGGCCACGGCGCGCCGGTCAGCTGCTCGTTGATCGCCTCGCCACTGCCGAGCGCCACCCAGGTGACGCGCCCCGGAAACATCTGCGCCAAGGTGCCGATGGCCTGCGCCAGCACCACCGGGTGGTAGCGCCAGCCACCCGGCACCGTGATGGTCGAGAAGCGGGCGCTGCGGGTGGCCTGCAAGGCGGCACCCAGCCAGGCCCAGGTGTAGCCCGAGTGCCCTTGGCGCGGTGCCCAGGGCTGCAGGTGGTCGGAGCAGAACACGTCGTCGAAACCCGCCGCTTCGGCGCGCTGGGCCAGGCCCAGCAAGGCCGCGGGCGAAAACTGTTCATGTGAAGCGTGATAGCTGTAACGGGTCATCGATGCCTCCAACCTCGACATCAGCAACCCGTATGCCGCGCCGTGCTGAGGGCCCGGCGCAGACCTCCTCCGATGTTCACCCGCAGGCCGCGTCCCGCATCGAAAACGGGCCTCGCGCGAGCCGGTGGCATCATCGCGCTTTTCTATCTATCCACTGAAGGAGACAGCATGGCCACCACCACCCCGAGCGGACTGCAGATCGACGACGTGCAGACCGGCAGCGGTGCCGAAGCGAAGGCCGGGCGCAGCGTCCAGGTGCACTACACCGGCTGGCTGCACGATCCCAAGGCGCCCAATGGCCGCGGCCAGAAGTTCGATTCGAGCAAGGATCGCAACGACCCGTTCGAGTTCTCGCTCGGCGCCGGCATGGTGATCCGCGGCTGGGACGAGGGCGTGCAGGGCATGAAGGAAGGCGGCGTGCGCGTGCTGACCATCCCCGCCGAACTGGGTTACGGCGCGCGCGGTGCCGGCGGTGTGATCCCGCCGAATGCGACGCTGGTGTTCGAGGTGGAGTTGCTCAAGGCCTGAGCGGCCTTCGGGCTCGCGGTCGCGACGGTGGGCATGGCCGGCTGCCGGCCATGCCCCCGCAGGGCCGCTTCACCCTCGGCGCAGCCCGCGCTTGCGCCACACCAACAGGGCCAGCCCTGCCGCCATCAGCGCATAGGTTTCCGGCTCGGGCACCGGCGCGGCGGGCAGTCCCATCGCCATCACATCGGCACCCACCGACAACCCGGCGGCCGACGCCACCCGGGTCACCCGCAGGTCCACGTGGTCGCCACCGTAGATCGCGTCGACCTGGTACTGCGCGAGGTCGAGGTTGGTGAGGATGGCGAAGCTGCCGTCCAGGCCACCGGTCGCGGTCAACACCCGGTACTGACCTTCGGCGAGTGCGGCGTCGCTGAACTCGGCGAACAGCGTGCCGCCCAATACCGCGTGGCCACTGATCGAGACCACGTCGTAGCTGCCCGCACCGGCGATGTCCACGTCCAGCCGGCCGCTGCCGAACCGCACCTCGGCGCCGGTGAGCGAGGCAGAGCCGATCGCGTTCTCGAGGCCCGCGCCCCACAGGCCACCGGCGAACTCGATGCTGTCGGCCTGCAATAGGCCGTCGATCCAGGTCTGGCTGCGGCTGCCGCTTTGGCGGTAGAGGCCGGCGACCTCCAGCACGCTCCCCTCCCCGACCGCGATGCTGCCCTGGTTGGTCAACCCGGCATCGGTCTTCACGCTGGCGCCCTCCAGCACACGCAAGCTGCCGTCGTTGAGCGTCAGCGAGGCCAAGGCTTCGCGATCGACACCGCCGTGGTTGTTGAACAGCCGGGCCGCCGCGCCCCTGAGCTCGATGCGAGCCGAATTGCGGGCGATGCCGGCGGCACTGCCTAGGTTGAGGCCGATGACGTTGCCGTTGGACAGATAGGTGCCGCCGGTCAAGCGGCGGTCGGCCGCGGACCATTGCGCCAGCGAACCGCGCACGTCGATGCGGGCGCCACGGGCTTCCAGCGTGCCGGTGTTGTTCAGCGTGCCGGAGAAGATCATCTGCCCGGTGCCTTCGACGCGCAGCGTGCCGGCGTTGTTGAAGGTGCCGGTGGACTCGGTGGTGCCGGCGCCGATCTTCCGGTAGGTGCCGTTGTTGTCGAAGCGCGCCACACCGAGCCGGATCGGGCGTCCTCCGTTGTTCGCATCCAGGTTGGCCGCCGTCTCATCGATGAAGACGCGGCGCGACGCCACCGAGATGCGGCCGGACCCGGCGATGTCGGTCTCGCCGCTCCAGCTCGCGTGGCCCAACGACAGCCAGCCGTTGACCACCTTGCTGTACCCCGGCTCGACGTTGCCGTTGCCATCGGTGGTGTAAGACACCGCCCCGCCGTGCAGCCGCGCATTGCCGGTGACCGTGATGCGTCCCGGCACGTGCAGGTCCGCGACGCCCCAGTCGAATTCGTTGACGCGGATGTCCGGCGCGCTGAAGGAGCCCCACACGTCCGGCCCGTTCGACATCGGCACGGTGCCGCCGATGCGCAGCAGGGCCACGTTCACGGCCGTGTCGGTAGACACTTTGGCGGCGTTGCGCAGTTCGACCATGTTGCCGGCCAGCGCCACGCCGTTGCGGAAGGACGTCCGCCCGCCGTCGAAGGTGACCTTGCCGTCGTTGCGCAGTGTGCCGCGCAGGAACTCGATGGGCATGCCCCGTTCGTCGAAGCCGTCGTTCTTGAACACCAGCGAGCCGCCCCGCCCCACGGTCCAGTCGCCCGTGCTCAGCAGGCCCGACCAGTCGACCGAGAAGGTGGCCTTGCCGTTGACGCGGACCGTGCCGCTGTGTTCCAACACCTCGTAGCGGAACAGGTCCATCGACAGGGCCGCGCCGGAGCCGACATCGATCACGCCCGTATTGCGCCACTCGCCCGACGGTGTGCCCTGGACGGCCAATGTCCCCTGTCGCACGAACAGTGTGCCGGCGTTGTCGAACGTGGCGCCGGCCAGCGAGATGTCGGTGCGGCCCCGGCCCGCCTTCTCGTAGACCCCGGCATTGCGGAAGGCAGTCCCGACCTCGAGATAGTGGTCACCGCTGCTCGCCACGTCCTCCAGGCGCCCGGTGCTGCCCACGTTCAGGGTGCCCTGCAGCGACAGGCTCGACTGCCCGTCCAGCCAGCGGCTGCGCCCCCGCAGTTCCAGCGTGGATTGGTACCCCATGTACTTGTTGCCGCCGTTGCCGAAGCTGGCGTTGCCGTTCACCACGATCTGCGTGGTCGGGCCACCGAAGTCGGGTGAGAACTCGCCGGCGTTCCAGTGGAACTCCTGCACCGTCAGCGGCCCAGGCGACGACACCCGGCCACCGTTCATCCGGAAGATGCCCAGCGTGGAGGCTGCGCCATTCAGGCGCAATTCACCACCGCTCACGGTTAGGGTGCCGGTGCCCTGCACGCTGCCGACGTCGAACAAGCCACTGCGCAGGGTGGTGTTGTAGGCGCCGAGGAGCAATCGGGCTTCCACCCCGGCAGGCACGCTGGGTGACCAATTGGCGGCCACGTCCCAGAACGAGGCCCCCGGGCCACCGCCGCCCGTCCAGTTGAAATCGGCCGCGCCGGCGGTGCCGACGCAGCAAAAGGCGGCGCAAGCGAGCGCAATACGGCGGCGGGCAAGGGTGCGGCGGGCGCGGGCGGTGCGCCGGTCGACGGGCTGGATCATGATCTCCTCCAAGGCGGCGTTGCGTGCCCCTGTACGAAAGGAGACGAAGGATCGGGGCGCCCGACCGATGTGAGTGCGAACAGTGCAAGAAAATGTTTCTTGCGAACACGACCGCCACGTCCCAAGCGGGCTATAGAACGTCCCGGGATTGCGGGGGTGGTTCGGGCACGCCGGCTGCTATGCCGGCGGCTGCACCTTCATGGGGCGCTGGGTGGATCGACCCGGCCAACACCGCGCCTGCTACCGGGCGGCACACCCGGCGCCCGAGCGTGCCTCGATCCGGTCATCCTGCTGGGCTGCCCAGAGGTCCCAGAAGCGGTTCAGGGCGTCTTCCAGCGGCGGCAACATCACGGCCTTGACACTCGAGAGGGCGCTGTAGGAGGGCACCGGGGCATTCGGCGCCAGTTCCGCCGCGCAACAGGGCTGCAAGCACGCCGTATCGAGACCACCGCGTTGCGCGGCGCGCCGCAAGCACTGCCACCAGGTCACCGGCTGGCCGTTGGTGAGATGCCAGAGGCCGGCCTCGCCATCGATCAGCAGATCGAGGCAGGTGTGCACGAGATCGGGGACGTAGGTGGGCGACACGGTGACGTCGTCGGCCACGCGGAACACCTCACCCCGCGCCAGCGCCTGCAGGCCCCGCACCAACACATTGCGCCCGTCCCAGGGGCCGAACAAGGCGCTCGTGCGCACGACCAGCGCGCGCGCATGTTCGCCGAGCACGGCGCGTTCGGCCTCCACCTTGCTGCGGCCCAGCGTATTCAACGGCGCGGGCACGTCGGTTTCCACATAAGGGCGGCCCAGCCGGCCGTCGAACACCATCTC from Caldimonas brevitalea encodes the following:
- a CDS encoding PEP-CTERM sorting domain-containing protein, producing the protein MIQPVDRRTARARRTLARRRIALACAAFCCVGTAGAADFNWTGGGGPGASFWDVAANWSPSVPAGVEARLLLGAYNTTLRSGLFDVGSVQGTGTLTVSGGELRLNGAASTLGIFRMNGGRVSSPGPLTVQEFHWNAGEFSPDFGGPTTQIVVNGNASFGNGGNKYMGYQSTLELRGRSRWLDGQSSLSLQGTLNVGSTGRLEDVASSGDHYLEVGTAFRNAGVYEKAGRGRTDISLAGATFDNAGTLFVRQGTLAVQGTPSGEWRNTGVIDVGSGAALSMDLFRYEVLEHSGTVRVNGKATFSVDWSGLLSTGDWTVGRGGSLVFKNDGFDERGMPIEFLRGTLRNDGKVTFDGGRTSFRNGVALAGNMVELRNAAKVSTDTAVNVALLRIGGTVPMSNGPDVWGSFSAPDIRVNEFDWGVADLHVPGRITVTGNARLHGGAVSYTTDGNGNVEPGYSKVVNGWLSLGHASWSGETDIAGSGRISVASRRVFIDETAANLDANNGGRPIRLGVARFDNNGTYRKIGAGTTESTGTFNNAGTLRVEGTGQMIFSGTLNNTGTLEARGARIDVRGSLAQWSAADRRLTGGTYLSNGNVIGLNLGSAAGIARNSARIELRGAAARLFNNHGGVDREALASLTLNDGSLRVLEGASVKTDAGLTNQGSIAVGEGSVLEVAGLYRQSGSRSQTWIDGLLQADSIEFAGGLWGAGLENAIGSASLTGAEVRFGSGRLDVDIAGAGSYDVVSISGHAVLGGTLFAEFSDAALAEGQYRVLTATGGLDGSFAILTNLDLAQYQVDAIYGGDHVDLRVTRVASAAGLSVGADVMAMGLPAAPVPEPETYALMAAGLALLVWRKRGLRRG